Proteins from one Clostridium cellulovorans 743B genomic window:
- a CDS encoding helix-turn-helix domain-containing protein, which yields MAIIINIDVMLAKRKMSVTELTEKVGITMANLSILKNGKAKAVRFSTLEAICKALECQPGDILEFRDDT from the coding sequence ATGGCGATTATAATTAATATTGATGTGATGTTGGCTAAAAGAAAAATGAGTGTAACAGAACTCACAGAGAAGGTTGGAATAACCATGGCCAATCTTTCTATATTGAAAAATGGAAAGGCAAAAGCTGTTCGATTTTCAACATTAGAAGCAATCTGTAAAGCTTTAGAATGCCAACCAGGAGATATTTTAGAATTCAGAGACGATACTTAA
- a CDS encoding DUF2975 domain-containing protein — MKSYSTIFLKIAVILIGIPVLALCIFWVPGFIGYIPYPILISVYASAITYFVALYQALKLLRYIDKNKAFSELSVGSLKNIKYCAIVISSIFIVLVPFLFPIADADDAPGLVAFPLIIAFASLVIAVFAGVLQRLLKEAIDMKSENDLTI, encoded by the coding sequence ATGAAATCATATTCAACAATTTTCTTAAAGATAGCTGTTATTCTTATAGGAATTCCAGTTCTTGCTTTGTGTATATTTTGGGTGCCTGGATTTATAGGTTATATACCTTATCCAATTTTAATTAGTGTATATGCATCGGCGATAACGTATTTCGTTGCGCTATATCAGGCTTTAAAACTTTTAAGATATATTGATAAGAACAAAGCTTTCTCAGAATTATCTGTAGGATCGTTAAAGAATATAAAATATTGTGCAATCGTAATCAGTAGTATATTTATAGTGCTAGTCCCATTCTTATTTCCTATAGCAGATGCAGATGATGCACCAGGACTTGTAGCATTTCCATTGATCATTGCTTTTGCTTCTTTAGTGATCGCAGTCTTTGCTGGTGTTCTTCAAAGGCTTTTAAAAGAAGCTATAGATATGAAATCAGAAAATGATTTAACAATATGA
- a CDS encoding PhzF family phenazine biosynthesis protein, with product MRIPIYQIDAFTNLQFKGNPAAVCPLESWISDELMQKIAAENNLSETAFFVKEGEDYHLRWFTPKAEIELCGHATLASAYAIFTYLDKNISHIKFHTLSGVLEVTKEGNLFSMVFPSIESEKCEAPKELIKGLGKRPIEVYKATNYMAVFETEEEILDLQLDMAELKKLDAHGVIVTAKGKDVDFVSRFFAPKLGVDEDPVTGSAHCALIPYWQKKLNKSDFVALQLSQRTGKLHCTYLGEKVKMAGEAAPYLEGYINIEY from the coding sequence ATGAGAATACCAATATATCAAATAGATGCATTTACAAATTTACAGTTTAAAGGGAATCCAGCAGCAGTATGTCCATTAGAAAGCTGGATTAGTGATGAATTAATGCAGAAAATAGCAGCAGAAAATAATTTATCAGAGACAGCCTTTTTCGTAAAGGAAGGAGAAGATTATCATTTGAGATGGTTCACACCAAAAGCAGAAATAGAACTTTGTGGTCATGCTACTTTGGCATCTGCTTATGCTATATTTACATATTTAGACAAAAATATAAGTCATATCAAGTTCCATACCCTCAGTGGTGTATTGGAAGTTACAAAGGAAGGAAACTTATTTTCAATGGTATTTCCGTCAATAGAAAGTGAGAAATGTGAAGCGCCTAAGGAACTTATCAAAGGCCTTGGTAAAAGGCCTATTGAAGTTTATAAAGCAACAAATTATATGGCAGTTTTTGAAACTGAAGAAGAGATTCTTGATTTGCAATTGGATATGGCTGAACTAAAAAAGCTTGATGCTCATGGTGTTATTGTCACAGCAAAGGGGAAAGATGTTGATTTTGTATCAAGGTTTTTTGCTCCAAAGCTTGGTGTAGACGAAGACCCTGTAACTGGCTCTGCTCATTGTGCTTTAATACCTTACTGGCAAAAGAAATTAAATAAAAGTGACTTCGTGGCGTTGCAATTATCACAAAGAACTGGAAAACTTCACTGTACTTATTTAGGTGAAAAGGTAAAGATGGCTGGGGAGGCAGCCCCTTATTTGGAAGGGTATATTAATATCGAGTATTAG
- a CDS encoding chemotaxis protein CheW → MFDDTKMWKLQVYAERAWRLSMDIAIESAKLPQNGGGLAVVADETRCIANKLYMKLEQIKDGRIINDDFSNILEQLNLLILNGLIELIRLNECVSKNWDGISVSIILDEIRMLVCDLMELFKYKKIEPIEAVELSCYSSVTDMRLFLLQARIGGNVFVENIRYIQQIIRFTSNDKTIFDFKDNTINLKGIKVPVVDLYNQFRLTKTSFAANSSTNYALIVNTDWDQPNKLFAVLVDDIMSISIFKTKFGVSSPCRSAVFYPEFIRECWDADNDQQMLFVDWRNI, encoded by the coding sequence AGAGTGCTAAGTTACCACAAAATGGTGGTGGACTTGCCGTTGTTGCTGATGAAACAAGGTGCATTGCAAATAAGCTTTACATGAAGCTTGAACAAATAAAAGATGGAAGAATAATTAATGATGATTTTTCTAATATATTAGAACAATTAAATTTATTAATTTTAAATGGACTTATTGAATTGATAAGGCTTAATGAATGTGTATCTAAAAATTGGGATGGAATTAGTGTATCTATAATATTGGATGAAATTAGGATGCTTGTATGTGATCTTATGGAATTATTTAAATATAAAAAAATAGAACCCATTGAGGCTGTTGAATTAAGTTGTTATAGCAGTGTTACAGATATGAGGTTATTCTTATTACAAGCTAGAATAGGTGGAAATGTCTTTGTAGAAAATATAAGATATATTCAACAAATCATAAGATTTACTAGCAATGATAAAACTATATTTGATTTTAAAGATAATACAATAAATTTAAAGGGAATAAAGGTACCAGTAGTAGATTTATATAATCAATTTCGATTAACTAAAACTTCTTTTGCAGCTAATAGCTCTACAAACTACGCACTTATCGTTAATACCGATTGGGATCAACCTAATAAATTATTTGCTGTTCTTGTTGATGATATTATGTCAATTAGTATATTTAAAACAAAATTTGGTGTAAGCAGCCCATGTAGATCAGCTGTATTTTATCCTGAATTTATTAGAGAATGTTGGGATGCTGATAATGATCAACAAATGCTATTTGTTGATTGGAGGAATATCTAA